From a region of the Paenibacillus lutimineralis genome:
- the licT gene encoding BglG family transcription antiterminator LicT yields MIIEKVLNNNVLLTKNAKGKEIIVMGRGISFKKVIGDTVDEEKIDKTFMLSTNELTTKLTELLYEIPESHLELVNEIVTHANKVLNTTFSDNIYLTLTDHIHFAIQRHKRGLSISNAMLFEIQRFYKKEYEIGLDALQIIERSTGYALGEDEAGFITLHLVNARMDSNEMKYTMKMTEIVRNILNIVTYHYNIVLDDTSLNYSRFLRHLQYFSMRVLRKESHSSGEDFLYNQVKNTYTKAFACVMKINEYLENTYEQSLSKDEYVYLTIHIQRVTERNSLGE; encoded by the coding sequence ATGATCATTGAGAAGGTCCTTAATAACAATGTTCTTCTGACCAAGAACGCGAAAGGCAAAGAGATCATTGTGATGGGAAGGGGCATTTCTTTTAAAAAAGTGATAGGGGATACCGTCGACGAGGAGAAAATCGATAAAACTTTCATGTTAAGCACCAATGAGCTGACTACCAAGCTGACAGAGCTGCTCTATGAGATCCCGGAATCTCATCTGGAACTGGTCAATGAAATTGTGACTCATGCGAATAAAGTATTGAACACTACGTTTAGCGATAACATTTACTTGACCTTGACGGATCATATCCATTTCGCTATCCAGCGCCATAAGAGGGGACTTAGCATTAGCAATGCCATGCTCTTTGAAATTCAGCGTTTCTATAAGAAAGAATATGAGATTGGGTTAGATGCGCTCCAGATCATTGAACGGAGTACGGGCTATGCCCTTGGTGAGGATGAAGCGGGTTTTATTACTCTCCATCTTGTTAATGCCCGCATGGACAGCAATGAAATGAAATATACGATGAAAATGACTGAGATCGTCCGTAATATCCTCAATATTGTGACCTATCACTATAACATTGTGCTGGATGATACTTCGCTCAATTATTCGCGGTTCCTTAGGCATCTACAATATTTTTCTATGCGGGTATTGCGGAAGGAGAGCCATAGCAGCGGAGAGGATTTTCTTTACAACCAGGTGAAGAACACATATACCAAAGCTTTTGCATGTGTGATGAAAATCAACGAATATTTAGAGAATACTTACGAGCAATCATTAAGCAAAGACGAATATGTATATCTGACAATCCACATTCAGCGCGTGACGGAACGCAATAGCCTTGGAGAATAG
- a CDS encoding beta-glucoside-specific PTS transporter subunit IIABC, with protein sequence MNNQDLAKQIITQVGGESNVISLVHCATRLRFKLKDKSRANKAALEKMEGVITVVESAGQLQVVIGNNVGQVYAQIMKDTNLEDAERKGGNTERSNSSVLDKAIDLISGIFSPLLGAFAGAGLLKGLLALFVQLSWLDAANGTYMILNAAADSTFYFLPILLGFTSARKFQANPFVAVAIAGALVYPSILDAFNNAQQIAFLGIPVTLINYTSSVIPILLAVWIQSYVEKLLRSIIHESVRNIFVPMLALVIVVPLTFLIFGPVGNTISQAVASGYTWVYNLSPLIAGIIAGAFWQVFVIFGVHWGFIPIMLNNLTTVGYDTMMPMLAAAVLAQAGAGLGVFLKSKNKQTKALAGSTTIAGVFGITEPLVYGITLKFKKPFIYACISGAVGGAIIGAGGGRGFGFAFPSLLAIPTYIGSGFTTTMIGITVAFILAIVLVLILGFKEETEENTAASGNALGNAAPLPGTESLVDKEVIVSPLNGKIMPLELLPDEAIASGAMGKGIVIEPSSGRLTSPVSGTVTTVFPTGHAIGITSDEGVELLIHVGVNTVKLKGQFFDKKVKEGDRVKQGDLLLDFDVEQIRAAGFVTATPIIVTNSASYLDVLKTDKSEAKHNDYLLTIVNHSLKEDHVYEDK encoded by the coding sequence ATGAATAATCAGGATTTGGCTAAGCAAATCATCACTCAGGTTGGCGGGGAATCGAACGTAATCTCTCTCGTTCACTGCGCTACAAGGCTGAGATTCAAGCTAAAGGACAAGTCCAGAGCCAATAAAGCCGCATTAGAAAAGATGGAAGGCGTCATTACCGTCGTTGAGAGCGCCGGTCAGTTGCAGGTCGTCATTGGCAACAATGTAGGCCAAGTATACGCGCAGATTATGAAGGATACCAATCTGGAAGACGCCGAGAGGAAAGGTGGTAATACAGAAAGGTCAAACAGTTCGGTACTTGACAAGGCGATTGATCTTATTTCGGGTATCTTCTCACCGCTGCTGGGGGCGTTTGCCGGCGCCGGGCTATTAAAAGGGTTATTGGCGTTGTTCGTACAGTTGAGCTGGCTGGACGCCGCTAATGGTACCTACATGATCCTAAATGCTGCAGCGGATAGCACATTCTATTTCCTGCCGATTTTGCTGGGCTTCACTTCGGCGCGCAAGTTCCAGGCGAACCCGTTCGTGGCCGTCGCTATCGCCGGTGCACTGGTCTATCCGAGTATTCTGGATGCATTTAATAACGCGCAGCAAATTGCGTTTCTGGGTATTCCTGTAACGCTGATTAATTATACATCAAGCGTAATTCCTATCTTATTAGCGGTCTGGATTCAATCCTATGTGGAGAAGCTCCTACGCTCAATCATTCACGAATCGGTAAGAAATATTTTTGTTCCAATGCTGGCATTGGTCATTGTCGTGCCGCTTACCTTCCTGATTTTTGGACCTGTGGGCAACACGATCAGCCAAGCTGTGGCTTCCGGTTATACGTGGGTCTATAATTTGAGCCCATTGATTGCGGGCATAATTGCTGGGGCATTCTGGCAGGTCTTCGTTATTTTCGGCGTACACTGGGGCTTTATACCGATCATGCTGAACAACCTGACGACTGTTGGTTATGACACGATGATGCCAATGCTGGCTGCGGCTGTCTTAGCGCAGGCAGGAGCTGGTCTCGGCGTTTTCTTGAAATCAAAGAACAAACAGACGAAGGCATTGGCAGGTTCTACGACAATTGCAGGCGTCTTTGGTATTACAGAGCCATTGGTTTACGGGATTACCTTGAAATTTAAGAAACCGTTTATTTATGCTTGTATTTCCGGAGCGGTTGGCGGTGCGATTATCGGGGCCGGCGGCGGTCGCGGCTTCGGATTTGCCTTTCCAAGCCTGCTCGCGATTCCAACGTATATCGGTTCTGGATTCACTACAACGATGATAGGAATTACCGTTGCCTTCATTTTGGCCATTGTGCTCGTCTTGATACTAGGTTTCAAAGAAGAAACTGAGGAGAATACGGCTGCTTCGGGCAATGCATTAGGTAATGCTGCGCCTCTACCTGGAACGGAGAGCCTGGTAGATAAGGAAGTCATCGTCAGTCCGCTGAATGGAAAGATCATGCCTCTTGAACTATTGCCTGATGAGGCGATCGCATCGGGAGCTATGGGGAAGGGAATCGTGATTGAGCCGTCATCTGGCCGCTTGACATCGCCTGTCAGTGGCACCGTAACAACTGTATTTCCGACTGGACATGCGATCGGCATTACGTCCGATGAAGGTGTCGAATTGCTCATTCATGTCGGGGTAAACACAGTTAAATTAAAAGGACAATTCTTCGACAAGAAAGTAAAGGAAGGCGACCGTGTGAAGCAAGGGGATCTGCTGCTTGATTTCGACGTGGAGCAGATTAGAGCAGCTGGCTTCGTTACAGCAACTCCGATTATCGTTACCAATTCCGCCAGCTATCTGGACGTACTGAAGACGGACAAGTCGGAAGCGAAGCATAACGATTACTTATTGACAATCGTAAATCATTCACTAAAGGAGGATCATGTATATGAAGACAAGTAA
- a CDS encoding glycoside hydrolase family 1 protein: MKTSKKGFPDNFLWGGATAANQIEGAYNIDGKGLSSADMVAFVPKEQRTGGHAIEITSKQIERILAGKVDARFPKRHGIDFYHRYKEDIALFAEMGFKVFRISINWARIFPNGDDAEPNEAGLQFYDNVLDELHKYGIQPLVTLAHYETPLGLTQKYNGWAGREVIDCFAKYAETVFRRYKDKVKYWLTFNEINMMPLSPFTGGGVVIDRVENKLQTIYQALHHQFVASALATKLCHEIIPDAKIGCMLARMETYPYSCKPEDVLKAQHGNQMNLFYTDVHARGEYPKYMDRFFEENDIALHKEPGDDEILKKYTVDYISFSYYMSLTVSDSPQNERAEGNLFGGVKNPYLKASEWGWQIDPIGLRVTLNAMYDRYQKPLFIVENGLGAYDQAEEDGSIHDTYRIDYLRQHIAQMKEAIRDGVELMGYTSWGPIDLISMSTSEMSKRYGFIYVDQDDEGNGTLKRSRKDSFEWYKRVIATNGEEL; the protein is encoded by the coding sequence ATGAAGACAAGTAAGAAGGGGTTTCCAGACAATTTCCTATGGGGCGGCGCAACGGCGGCCAACCAGATTGAAGGTGCCTATAATATAGATGGCAAAGGCCTGTCCAGCGCTGATATGGTTGCATTTGTTCCTAAAGAGCAGCGCACTGGAGGGCATGCCATCGAAATCACGTCAAAGCAAATCGAGCGCATTCTCGCTGGCAAGGTCGATGCGCGCTTCCCGAAGCGGCACGGTATTGATTTCTATCATCGCTACAAGGAAGATATCGCTTTGTTCGCGGAGATGGGCTTTAAGGTATTCCGGATTTCTATTAACTGGGCGCGTATCTTCCCGAATGGTGATGATGCTGAACCGAATGAAGCCGGGCTGCAGTTCTATGACAACGTTCTTGATGAACTGCACAAATACGGCATACAGCCGCTTGTCACGCTAGCTCATTATGAGACACCGCTAGGTTTGACACAGAAATATAACGGATGGGCAGGGCGAGAAGTAATAGACTGCTTCGCGAAATACGCCGAAACAGTGTTCAGACGATACAAGGACAAAGTGAAGTACTGGCTGACCTTTAACGAAATCAACATGATGCCGCTTAGTCCGTTTACGGGCGGCGGGGTCGTGATCGATCGGGTCGAGAACAAGCTGCAGACGATCTATCAGGCACTGCATCATCAGTTCGTGGCCAGTGCCCTGGCGACAAAATTGTGTCACGAAATTATTCCTGATGCCAAGATCGGCTGCATGTTGGCCCGAATGGAGACTTACCCGTACTCCTGCAAGCCGGAGGATGTGCTTAAGGCACAACATGGCAACCAGATGAACCTGTTCTATACAGATGTGCATGCTCGCGGAGAATATCCGAAGTATATGGACCGATTCTTTGAGGAGAATGATATAGCTCTTCATAAGGAGCCGGGCGATGATGAAATCCTGAAGAAGTATACTGTGGATTATATATCTTTTAGCTATTACATGAGCCTCACTGTATCGGATTCGCCACAAAATGAAAGAGCGGAAGGAAACTTGTTCGGCGGGGTGAAGAACCCATATCTGAAAGCCTCGGAATGGGGCTGGCAGATTGACCCGATCGGCCTTCGCGTGACGCTTAATGCGATGTACGACCGTTATCAAAAGCCTCTGTTCATCGTTGAGAACGGTCTGGGGGCGTACGATCAGGCAGAGGAGGACGGCTCAATTCACGATACGTACCGGATTGATTATTTAAGACAGCATATTGCGCAAATGAAAGAGGCGATCAGAGACGGCGTAGAGCTGATGGGCTATACAAGTTGGGGGCCAATTGACCTTATCAGCATGTCCACATCGGAAATGTCCAAACGGTACGGATTCATTTATGTAGATCAGGACGATGAAGGAAATGGAACGCTGAAGCGCTCGCGTAAAGATTCTTTCGAATGGTATAAGAGAGTTATAGCCACTAATGGAGAAGAACTGTAA
- a CDS encoding M13-type metalloendopeptidase, producing MKKLAAVLLSSSILLSILPAGLAQAAEPNVTRGEVVNYLLKAADDYNPGVKKEDILQGYGKGDAKENQDVSRIEALIMLSRAFSELPEPKGNDLRISNNSAEFIDIPKWAEDEIVKLTATGIINGYPNGKLGASDHITMEQLNTLTKRLMALKGSNPRDDYYEFVNKTWLNKSTIPAGEMTNGVFNELATLNEERVKTIIDEIVQKPQQAGSMEQKIADFYKTALDVEHRNQQGIKPIAPYLAAIDKASSIQQLLDTTLEIESAMSNGSLLSFAVMGDAKDSNVNTLYFSGLGTVLDKNSYVSGDERTKNVYTGYLTKLFKLSGVDENSAKAQAEAMYSFEKELAAATMDIQDQGNVNNFYNAYTKDKFVALFKSFDMAKLMKELHLDNTDKVIVTDIGLVNKSAEILTDKNLDTLKTYTKALLLINTGSMLSEDFIKISQEFQSEMFGVEGEKTNEEIALMITQGVMSDYLSQEFAERYFSKEAKQDVEQMVKQFIEVYKERIQALDWMSETTKAKAIKKLDKMTIKIGYPDKWDDSLNNVTIKSYEDGGSLFENIVAISKASKARAVASLGQPVDKNSWMMSVYDVNAYYNPLNNEIVFPAGILQAPFYDLKAKHEANLGAIGMVIAHEISHAFDNLGSAYDENGNAVDWWTPEDYKKFQEKCEQVIAYYDGVEVVPGVYNNGKLTVSENIADLGGMAASLQVLSKMENPDYKAYFEGYATIWRTTMNKEIAAYMSTVDTHSANKVRVNRTVSNFPEFYKAYEVTEKDAMYVAPENRVSIW from the coding sequence GTGAAAAAACTTGCAGCAGTACTACTATCTTCATCCATTTTATTAAGCATACTTCCAGCTGGACTGGCTCAAGCAGCAGAGCCAAATGTGACACGGGGAGAAGTTGTTAACTATCTATTGAAAGCCGCAGATGATTACAACCCTGGTGTCAAGAAGGAGGATATTCTACAAGGCTATGGCAAAGGAGATGCAAAGGAAAACCAAGATGTATCCCGAATTGAAGCTTTAATTATGCTGAGTCGGGCGTTCTCCGAGCTGCCTGAGCCAAAGGGCAATGATCTACGTATTTCCAACAACTCTGCTGAGTTCATTGACATCCCGAAATGGGCAGAGGATGAAATCGTCAAGCTAACAGCAACGGGCATCATTAACGGTTATCCCAACGGAAAGCTTGGAGCTTCCGACCACATTACCATGGAGCAATTAAACACACTAACGAAACGCTTGATGGCCCTCAAAGGATCGAATCCACGCGATGATTATTATGAATTCGTGAATAAAACCTGGCTGAATAAATCCACCATCCCAGCTGGAGAAATGACTAACGGTGTATTTAATGAACTGGCAACCTTGAACGAGGAACGAGTCAAAACAATCATTGATGAAATCGTGCAGAAGCCACAGCAAGCAGGCTCCATGGAGCAGAAAATTGCCGATTTTTACAAAACCGCTCTCGATGTAGAGCATCGTAACCAGCAGGGAATCAAGCCGATCGCTCCTTATTTGGCCGCCATTGATAAAGCTTCTTCCATTCAACAATTGCTCGATACAACTCTAGAAATTGAAAGTGCAATGTCGAACGGTTCTCTGCTTTCTTTTGCCGTTATGGGAGATGCCAAAGACAGTAATGTCAACACTTTGTATTTCTCGGGCTTAGGCACCGTACTCGATAAGAACAGCTATGTTTCCGGGGATGAGCGGACCAAGAACGTGTATACTGGTTATTTAACGAAATTGTTCAAGCTGTCTGGAGTAGATGAGAACTCTGCAAAAGCACAGGCTGAAGCAATGTATTCCTTCGAAAAAGAGTTGGCCGCAGCGACAATGGACATTCAGGATCAAGGAAACGTAAATAACTTCTACAATGCTTACACCAAAGACAAATTTGTTGCACTCTTCAAGTCATTTGATATGGCTAAATTGATGAAAGAGCTTCACCTCGACAACACGGATAAAGTGATTGTAACTGACATCGGATTGGTGAATAAATCAGCTGAAATATTAACTGACAAAAATCTCGACACGCTCAAAACCTATACCAAAGCATTGTTATTGATTAATACAGGTAGTATGCTGTCAGAAGATTTCATTAAAATCAGCCAAGAGTTCCAGTCTGAAATGTTCGGTGTAGAAGGCGAAAAAACAAATGAGGAAATCGCCCTGATGATCACCCAAGGGGTGATGAGCGATTATCTTAGCCAGGAGTTCGCAGAACGCTACTTCAGCAAAGAAGCTAAACAAGATGTCGAGCAAATGGTCAAACAGTTTATTGAAGTTTATAAAGAACGGATTCAGGCCCTGGACTGGATGTCCGAGACAACCAAAGCCAAAGCCATCAAGAAGCTAGATAAAATGACAATCAAAATCGGTTATCCGGATAAATGGGACGATTCACTAAATAATGTAACTATTAAATCCTACGAGGATGGCGGATCGTTGTTTGAAAATATCGTTGCGATCTCCAAGGCTAGTAAAGCACGTGCGGTTGCTTCACTCGGCCAGCCTGTTGACAAGAATAGCTGGATGATGAGCGTCTACGATGTAAATGCTTATTACAATCCGTTGAACAACGAAATCGTGTTCCCGGCAGGAATCTTGCAGGCTCCGTTCTATGATCTGAAAGCCAAGCATGAGGCAAATCTGGGTGCGATCGGCATGGTCATTGCGCATGAGATCAGCCATGCTTTTGATAATCTAGGCTCCGCCTATGATGAGAACGGAAATGCAGTCGACTGGTGGACGCCAGAGGATTATAAGAAATTCCAGGAAAAATGTGAGCAAGTTATCGCTTATTATGACGGCGTTGAAGTCGTTCCTGGCGTATATAACAACGGCAAACTGACCGTAAGCGAAAATATCGCCGACCTCGGCGGCATGGCTGCTTCACTTCAAGTGTTGTCCAAAATGGAAAATCCGGATTACAAAGCTTATTTTGAAGGCTATGCAACAATCTGGCGTACCACAATGAATAAAGAGATCGCTGCATATATGTCAACCGTTGACACACATTCTGCGAACAAAGTACGTGTTAACCGCACCGTCTCGAACTTCCCTGAGTTCTATAAAGCCTATGAAGTAACCGAGAAAGATGCTATGTATGTTGCTCCTGAGAATCGCGTAAGCATTTGGTAA
- a CDS encoding class I SAM-dependent methyltransferase, which yields MSEHHSNIKSALRRAYDNHAELRESVGMELWKVEERDYVLETFQANEVRSILEIGAGPGRDSLFFKEHGFTLTAVDLSEEMVRLCKQKGLTAQVMDFYQLDFPDQTFDAVYAMNCLLHVPKSKLPDVLMEIRRILKQNGLFFLGLYGGVSTDSIWEQDTYEPKRYFAMYPDNEIQEIIQDYFKLDDFHTRFLGEGNPHFQSLLIRN from the coding sequence ATGAGTGAACATCATTCAAACATCAAGTCAGCTCTCCGACGGGCATACGACAATCATGCCGAACTTCGGGAATCAGTGGGGATGGAGCTTTGGAAGGTTGAGGAGAGGGATTATGTACTAGAGACATTCCAAGCAAATGAAGTGCGAAGCATCCTAGAAATTGGCGCAGGACCAGGGCGAGATAGCTTGTTTTTTAAAGAACATGGGTTTACTCTAACTGCCGTGGATTTGTCGGAAGAAATGGTGCGTTTATGTAAGCAAAAGGGACTAACTGCACAAGTGATGGATTTTTACCAATTGGATTTCCCCGATCAAACCTTTGATGCAGTGTACGCGATGAACTGTTTACTGCATGTTCCCAAAAGTAAGCTGCCCGACGTTCTTATGGAGATCAGACGTATTTTGAAACAAAACGGCTTGTTCTTTCTAGGATTGTATGGTGGTGTATCTACGGATAGCATTTGGGAGCAGGATACTTATGAACCGAAACGCTATTTTGCTATGTACCCTGACAATGAGATTCAAGAGATTATCCAGGACTATTTCAAATTGGATGATTTCCATACAAGGTTTTTAGGCGAGGGGAATCCTCATTTTCAATCGTTGTTGATTAGGAACTGA